The Deltaproteobacteria bacterium GWA2_45_12 nucleotide sequence CAAGTAAAATCCGTAAAAGGGTGGCGTTCTCGTAACGCTCTTCCACCATGTATTCGGTATGACTTTCCTTGCCTTCCTGGCTGTCATCATCAACAACGCGTACTTTTTTGCCGCTTTCTAAATGTGTTTTTTCAAGCTTGGCACGAATAACTCCCTGTTCCCTTTCAACCCTTCCCCACACCAGGGCCAGATAATATTTTTTGATGGCCCTGTTTCGGAATTGTTCGGCCAGGATATTGGCCCGCTTCTTTTTGGTGAAAATGAGAACCCCGGAAGTTTCCTTGTCCAAACGGTGCATTTGCCCCACATAGGGATAAAAATTCTTCCCGTGCGTTCGTTTGATATAAGCGTTCACATTGGCCACAAAGGAATCGTAATCAATAAAGGGGGGTTTATTTGTCACCAGAAGATCTTCATCTTCGTGCAACACCTGAACATAATGATAACGGGACTGGTCTTGCAAAACGGCATCGGCCCTTTTGTCCGCTACAAAAAGAACCCGATCGCCTGATTTTAAGTTCCACCTGGAAATAAAAACGTTCTTCCCGTTAACAAGAACACATTTCTTGTCGATGGCATTTTTGATCTGTTTGTGGGAAAAAGTGGCCAGTTTGTCATGCAAAAAAGCCTGCAACGTTTTTCCGTGCTCTGATTTTTTGACCCGGAATGTATTTTCCATAAATAAACCTTTTTAAAGGAGAAAGTTTTGTAAGGGCAATTCATGAATTGCCCTTACATGGACATGGTGAGCTCCGTCGAACCATGAATTGGGCCTTTGTCAACAGACTACTAAAAAATCACAATTATAATTCTTCTTTAGACAAGATGACCGTAAACTCGCCTTTAATAGGAATGTTTTTCAATTCCTCCAAAACCTTCTCATATTTTCCAAAACAAAACGTCTCATAGGTTTTGGTCATTTCCTTGCAGACAAAAAAATTAAAATCCGAAAAATAAGCCCCCCACTCTTCCGCTTGTTTTAAAATTTTATGGGGCGAAACATAAAAACTATGCGACCCCGGTAATTGTTGCACCCATTCGTAAACCTTCTTTCTCTTGGACGGCTTGGGAGATAAAAAACCCCAAAAATGAAAAGGTTCGGTGGGAAGCCCCGCCACCGATAACGCCGTCATCACGGCAGATACCCCGGGAATGGGCACAACCGGAATTTCCAGCCTTCGGGCTTGGGCCACCAAGCGGGCTCCGGGGT carries:
- a CDS encoding 16S rRNA (cytidine(1402)-2'-O)-methyltransferase; its protein translation is MSGTLYIVATPIGNLEDITSRALKTLESVDAVICEDTRRTLPLLSYFGLRKRVVSYFEHSKGRVTENILSELTSGKSMALVTDAGTPGVSDPGARLVAQARRLEIPVVPIPGVSAVMTALSVAGLPTEPFHFWGFLSPKPSKRKKVYEWVQQLPGSHSFYVSPHKILKQAEEWGAYFSDFNFFVCKEMTKTYETFCFGKYEKVLEELKNIPIKGEFTVILSKEEL